Within Sardina pilchardus chromosome 21, fSarPil1.1, whole genome shotgun sequence, the genomic segment AGCAGTCCGCCAAGCATCCGGTTGGGCTGGGGGGTCACCTGGTGGTGCTCCGGGGTCACGTGAAGGTGGAACATACGCTCGGCGGGACTCTACTCCTTCTGTAGTTACTTCAgaggcaccctctctctccacctcccggGCCTCCATGCACGCTTCCGCGAATGTGAGACCTGGGTTCCGTCGGATCATACGCTGGAGCTCCCTCTTGGCTGGACCCATCAGCATGCCCGCCACCAGTTGACTTCTTAGGGTATCGTTGTCATCACCCTCGGTTGGTTCCTTCTTTCTCCACCTGCAACGACACTCACGGAGACGCAAGATGAACGAGCCCACCCCCTCCCCGGAGTGCTGTCTACAGGTGAAGAAAGCCCCCCTTAACTCAGCTAGCCCAGCCTCTCGCCCATACAGCTGCTCTAAGAACTTTAAGATTTTATCCACTGTGTCTTTTTTGTCCTCTTCCAAAAGTTCTACTTCCCTCTTTGGTTCCCCTTCTAGAGCCCCCATGACTAAATCAACCTGCTGCTTGCTGTTCAGTGCTAAAGCCCTTAAACATACCTCAATGTTTCTTTTCCATTCCCCGAACTGCTCACATTTGTCCACCCCAAATTTTGGTATCCAGGGCCCCCCTGCAAACCAGGGGAAAAACCCTGGAAGAGACCCTGTGGTAGCATCAGGTGGTGGGACCCTTGGTTGAGTTGGTTGCAACTGGTCCTGTTCGTCCATGCTGCTGTGGAAAAAGGAATCCTTTGCCGACTACGCCAAATTTGTGTCGCGACCAAACAGGCCGGTTTGATTTTAAGGGGGATTCTTAGTCCCTGAGCACAACCCAATTTTCTGTTCCCCTAACAGGAACTTCTTAGGACCCCTTGACCACAAGCAACACGGACACACAAGTGCAGATGACCAATATTTATTAAGGACCTCCCCACAGTCTCTTTCCATCATACATTCTGCAGCAGTAGGCAGTTACAATTCATCACCCAATAGAAATCAGTCCAGTGAAGCACACAATATAACAGTTCATACACCACACCCCAAGGCTTGGCTAAGCTACTATTTAAAACCCACTCCAAATGTAGAATTACCACAAGGCTAGCTAATTTAGCACAGCAAAGTCATAGGGTCCACTGCTGCAGCCCTCAGATCCCCTCCTGCCGGGAGGTCAAGTCCCACACCATataaatagacacacaaacagaaaattaAATCTTACACATAGGGGGACCCATTGGCTCTGCCACAGCCAACTCACTGAATCCCCCAAAATCAAACCAACAAAACAACCACAAACCAAAAATAAATTGACAATAAACCACTATCGTATTTACGCAGCACAGGTCATAACCAGCTTCAATGTCCACAGCACATCCGTGCACTTAACTGGCGGCCAGTAGTCCTCCCAGGGCGCAGCGTGAAGAGCTCACAAGAAAGTTCCGTTTGAACGTTCCCACGTCCTCTTCTGCTCACCGATAGGCTGGAACGCACCCTCACGCGCACCCGGAAGCTCCGCCCACTCGCTGCAGTCTAGCgggagaggaaaacacacaggcTCAGCATCCAAGGCCAGCGACGCTACCAGACCcactcacacagtcacttgCAGGCATAGTTACGTTCCTTGACTCGGATTTACTGCGCCACATCAACAGCCAACCCCGATCTCCTCCGCCGCCTGTCTTCCACGAGCCGCCGCGTCCCTCCACTGCGGATCGTCTTGGCATGTCAGCTACACTCCCAGCTCCAGCCCCGTCCAGCCCGATCGGCAccggcagaagagagagaaaatgaaaggggagagaacacaaacatacacagccaCCACGAGCAATACGGCTACACGCTACAGTCCACAAACGAAACTCCGTCCGACTTGTCCTCTGCACCGGCGCCTCTCGTAGCACTGCCCGTCCTCCACAACAGAGTCATACCTGGGATTTTATACCACAGTCAGCCAATGCAAACGTCCCTCGCCGATCAGCTGCTGGCCCGGTCCTGATTACTGGCGTCTGGCCGCCAGTTAGCTCATCAGCCAATGTTACGAGCACAAGACACAATCAAAACACAGGTGAAACagatataaacatacacacgtgtTGTTTACCCCGTAGGGACGTGACACATGTCATACATCTCAGCAGCCAGGAGTCGACACAGGGGGGCAATGGTGCTCTGTCCAAAAACGGAATCTGTTTCAAATTGCATTCACACTGTCATTTggtagtaaaaaaaaatcttctgtgaaaaacatttaaaagaaaaaaacgctACATGCACTATTGTATTCCATTTATTGTTCTCTGTAATACTTTAAGATCTTAATCAGGTAGATTTGGGACAGTTTACACTTGTATACTGCTGGCACTTTTTTGAGTGGCTTTGAATGCAGGGTTCGAATGAGAGGCCTTCTGAAATATAGACCTCACTTACAACTCAAGATCTCATGGTAATCACCTCAAGAAAAAGCTGAGTATGCTCTCTACCAAACTGCTTATGACTAAATCCCCCAACCAGTCAACGTATAGACTAGCAAGTCTTAAAACATTTCTTAGATGCCCTTGTCAAGTTTTGAAAGGATGCATGGAAATGTAAGGCTTCCGTACaggtctccctctctgtcttctctccctctcagtcacTTTTTTGTGTTTTCCAGCAAGGCGGCCTCACCAGTTTTTGTGCAAACCATGTTCAAAGCGCATGTGGAAAGACCTATACTTACCGTTGTGTTTTCCTTGGAGAGGATTAAGTGTACTTTCCAGTCTTACCCCAGACAGTGGATTTCCAGTGCAATATCTGTCATTCCTGTGTTGAGGTGGCCCCCccaatctccctccctctcatggCCGACTGATAAGAGTCTCAAGAATTGGCCCTTTCCGTTCCTGTGCAGCCAAGTATATTTCTCCATTATCACAGTATGTATTAAGTGATTTTGAGGCATGGGTTATGAGTCTACAGCAAGTCAGCAACCAATAATAATTGGCAACCACAACTTTAATCACAGACTAATTTATCTGTGAACTAAATTTCTCATTATTTACATCTATATTTTTATCCTTATAAAGCAATTTGTTCTATTTAAGGCTCTTTTAACCAGGTATGTAAACAGTTATACATTAGGCATGTCAATAAAGACCACATTGCTGCCATGTAGCCGTTGAATTTTTGTCATACTAGAGATAGTTCACAGCAAACACTTGTAGAGTAAATAGCcacccactcatacacactttACAAGTTTAGTAAATGGCAAGCAGGGACAACTTTCGCCGCAGACACTCCCCTCAAACTTGGACGTGGATGTCTGCGTCTCTGATTGGTTGGGAAGCACGACTGACAACACCTGCTTAACTCCTTCATCAAAATTGACACCCGGACTCCGGGAAATATAGCTAGCATCCATTCCTCTTCCACGCTCACTCCCCGCGTCACCCCGAGCAGCGGTTACAACACAGGAACCAGAAAATCCCAGGGGTTACCGCTCCATTTAAATATAGACTTACAGCAACAATATCCAGATCTAATTGTGGGTCACTGTAGATATGTTGGTCAAATTTGCAATAGCGCTGTTGGTGCTCTCAGTCTTTGAACAAGTAGTGGGGACGGATAATATCGATTTTCATGACAATCCTCCAGAAAAACCGGCCAGCCAGAAAGGACGTCTCTCTCTACAGAATACAGGTAAGACGCAAAAACATCTGGAGCGATCTGGAAGCTAGGATTATAATGTCATACATGTCGCTGATAAACCCACCATCTACCGGACGCCCTGTGTAGGCACGTGTAGGCTCTCCGTGGCAGTAAATTAGACCGGACTAACGTGTTCGCGtgctgttttttcttcttcttctttcaaaAATAGGGGGAAAGAAAGGTGGCAGAAAATCCACATCTTAATATGCACGACACTACGTTTTCCGATTATGAAGAAAGTCGATATCTTGTAAATATACGGAGACAGAAATTCAATATCTTAGTAAACTATTAATAGAACAGCGCAAGGTAGGTAATGATAGGTAATGTATACGGTCGcacttctttctctgtgtgtgcgtgcgtgcttgtatgtgtgcagCTGCGTGCGAAGGATAGTGTGCATTCATTTTAAAGGGATGTTTAAAATAATCCGTTTGCCTAATTACTGCCATAGTTCGCTCCCCGTGTATTAAAATTGTTAACAGACACCAAATGTGGGTCATCGGTAGTTTTGTGGGTGTAAACGCAAATGCAAGATCTGACCTTAAGCCCAACTTTTTCTCATTCTAAAGGTGTAGGGCTGCAAGCACACTGAGAGGCTTGATATGTTGCATTGGCATTTTATGTTGCAGAGGCTACTTCAAGTGATTAGATCCCAATTTATTGAGTCCCAGCCATTTTTGCGATCCGACAATAGACTTTATTTATAAATATCTTGCAAAAAGTGACATATTCAGCGATGCGAAGAATAAAAACGGGTAAAGCAGACCGTGCGACGGTCGTGTTTGGTCACCTGGGTTGTCTTGTCTTCCCTGCTGCAGGACGAGGACAGTTCCTCAGCAGGTTTTGCACGGCAGGATATCTCAGATGGTCACACTAGTGTGTAGCTGTGCGCACGTTGCGGCCAGGTCGTCCGATGCAAGCACATTCCCGCACAAATGCCAACACAAGCAGTGAGGAGAGCGGCTCACTTTTCCTGCGCGCACCAAACTTGAGGTTTGTGCCTCACCTCTAGTAGTCTTCTCGTGGGGTTGAGGACAAGGATTTTTGGACTGAAGACAAGAATCAGTAGTTTATAGACGAAGCCTGTGTGCATTGTGCCATCGAACTAAAGGAATTAATGCATGGGTTTCAGATGTTATATAGCCTTGGCATTAAAAGGTTGTGGGAGGCCTTCTTGTGAAAAGAGGTAAAGTGGGAAAGTTGCTTTTGTTCCACAACGGCCGTCCTTCATACGTGTTGTGAAGAACCCTACACTGATGACGAAAGAATCTGATAGTCTCCCAAACCCTGGCTCTCTGCGTGTAAAATTACGAGGGATACGTGACTCGCAACCACCGGCGAGCATTTGGCTTCTGCGTGGTAAGTTTTATTGCTCCGGGCTCCTGAGAACCAAGAGAGTCCCTCTCTTCGAATGGCAAAGAATTATAATTTGGCAATAGGTTCGATTATCGATTTGTTTGGTCACTGTAACAATGTGTCACTACATACCCCGCGAAGTTTCGCTTAGTAAACTCGTAGTTTTATACCTGCTGATAGACAAAACATTGTGGACTCGTTTACGTGACAAAATCTGTTGTGTCATTCACTGTAAGAATGCTGTACAATTCAGTTCTATAGCTAActtaactgcacacacacacacacacacacacacacacacacacacacacacacacacacacaataatgcacacacacacacaataacgcacacgcacatttcTGTGCGCACCAGCATGTACAGTGATCAAGTGCTTCATGGCCAAATGGGGAAAAGGGTAACTTCAGTGGTATGCTAACATAGGAAACCGCTTCTCTATGGTGCTCCAATATCAAGTTCATATGTTGACCATAAATCCTTCGTGTGAGTCTAAACTTTGACCCCCCTGATCCACCCTCTCACCGCAGGtagtaaaataaaacaaacacaaaaagaaaagagggaaacTATTTTTAAAGATGCTATTTTCGTAATACGTTCCCTTCCAAGGTTTCAGATAGACAAGGATGTGTGACCTATATCTGTTAAACAtgcgcccccacccccctccccccccgagCACCTCGGAGTTTCCCCCGGGCGCTTTTATTTGCCCGGTGTCATTGAAATTCTCACACCCGGAGCGCCTGACACATCATACGTAATAAAGCGCCTCCTCTCACTTCGGCGCTCACATTTATCCCCATCAAGAATCTGAAGGTATCTGCAATGCACCACCATGTGTTTTTATATTGGGCATTGCAGAAAGGCTGTCGCAGAGTGACACCCTCATCCACTTTATCTCCAACCAAGCAGTCCTGCCTCCCGTTGAGGTTGCAGTTCGAGATTGATGCCggagctgggggtggggggggggcaggcatTGTGATTCCTGCAGCATATGATTTGTGTTGCAGAGCTGATTTAGAAATGGGTCCAAGAGTTTGTCATATTTCACACACCGAACTGTCTTATCTCCATAAATATGTACATCtggatggatgagtgtgtgtgtgtgtgtgtgtgtgtgtgtgtgtgtgtgtgtgtgtgtgtgtgtgtgtgtgtgttggggggggcattgtgcaTTGTGCATTACAGTTGCAGGTGTATCCTGAGAGGTCTGCGGAATCACTTTCAAGTCACAGTGCTATTGCCTCAGGTCACAGCATTCTCtaactatctctttctctctctctttccttccttccttcgttcctttcttccttccgtatgtttttctttcttcctcgtatctctctctctctctctctttctgtcttcctccctgcctgtctcctcctccacagctgAGATCCAGCACTGTCTGGTGAACGCGGGCGATGTTGGCTGTGGCGTTTTCGAGTGTTTCGAGAACAACTCGTGCGAGATCCGTGGCCTGCAGGAGATCTGCATGACCTTCCTGCACAACGCCGGCAAGTTCGACTCGCAGGTAAGCACTGTCACCACTATGgtcgtaaccccccccccaacacacacacacacaccacccccctttcctcctctggCCTTTCTCTTGCGCTCTCCACTGTAGTCAACTCCAGGTAATGCCACcggcagcaccaccaccatcccacaATCCCTCTGGTCTCCATATATGCTGCCCTACTCTACTCTTCTCCAGCCTCCCCTGAGTCtcaacccccacctccccccacccccaccccacccctccctgccTCCAGCCCAccttcccccacctccacccccacccccacccctccctgccTCCAGCCCAGGATGTGTGACCCCGGTCGGGTGTGTAGGAGCCAGCTGGCTGCCCTGCCCGGTGGGACTCCTGTTTCACGAGGTGCAGGTGGATTTGGGGGCCGGTGCGTTTTTCGtaacgggggtggggggggggggacgcgaGGCTTGAGCCCTGTAATGGGAGGCCCGAGAGTTTCCTGGTATTGTCGGGTCACAACAGGACAACCTCTGCCGTAAAAGTGTACCGAACTCACGTGcgcgtgcttgtgcgtgtgtgtgtgtgtgtgtgtgcgcgcgtgtgtgtgtgtgtgtgtgtgtgcatgtgcatgtgcgcgtgcgtgtgtgtgcgtgtgtgtgtgtgtgtgtgtgtgtgcgcatgtgtgtgtgtgtgcgcgcatgtgtgtgtgtgtgtgtgtgtgcatgtgcatgtgcgcgtgcgtgcgtgtgtgtgcgtgtgtgtgtgtgcgcatgtgtgtgtgtgtgtgcacatgtgtgtgtgtgtgtgcatgtgcgtgtgcgcgtgcgtgcgtgtacatgtgcTCCCATTAGGAGACTCTCTCTGGGAGGAATGAGGTCAGTGGTGTTGACCCTGGCCTTACCCTGTGCGTCTCTCTCAAAGAGCCCATCTCTCTATATGGGTTTGTTTTCATCAAGTCCTCCTTAACGGGTCGGACTGGCTGACCCTGCCCttattctgtgtgtttctccaggAGGACATCTAGaatcttatttgtttgttttttgtttgatcATTTTCATCTGTTTGATCAGTGTGCACGACTGTggtctcattctcattctcattctctttctctctctcgctctctctctctctctctcactctctctctcgatatatatatatttcttcctttctttctttctctctctctctctctctctctccatgtagGGTAAATCCTTCATCAAGGATGCGCTGAAGTGCATGGCCAATGGCCTGCGCCACAGGTTCGGCTGCATCAGTCGCAAGTGCCTGACCATCAAGGACATGGTGTTTCAGCTGCAGCGCGAGTGCTACATCAAGCACAACCTATGCTCGGCCGCCAAGGACAACGTCAACGTCATGGTGGAGATGATCCACTTCCAAGACCTGTTCCCCAAAGGGTGAGTGTGGCGGCGGCAATAAAAGAGTGGGCGTCTgggtgcgtgggggggggggcggggggggggggggggtccctgaGAGTGAAGAGTGGCAACAGGAGAAATGATTTGAGTTACTCACAGGGCATGCGTTGAGACAAGCAGCCCCGGCAACAACCCAACTGAAAACAATGCCACTAGTCAGCGCAACTCCAATTAAGCATTTAGTCGTGTCACTCAGCAGTTGCTTTTTATTCCAAACACTTTTAAAGAGCTCAGGTACAGCAAGGAAAACATTGCATCAGTTGAAGGAGTGCTTCCTCGGGCTGAACCCATGACCGCGCGGGTTAATATAGGCTACCTTGTCGAACAAAGTGCCAGTTGAGCCACAGAATCACGTACGTTACGCACACGTGCTGCTGACACGGTCGCGTTCTGTCTGAACACGTCCCCGAGTTCAGCGAGCGCATCGGATTCCCTCTGAATATGGAAACATATGGATAGTTACCTCGAATGTTCAGAGATTCCAAAGCTGCAGTGATTGTTTAAGGAACATTTTGCTCGTCAGTGGTACTTTTCCAGGCCAAATTTCCAGCTCAGAATCCCCCTGCACCCCCCTTCCacatcccatacacacacacacacacacacacacacacacaatccctaccataacatacagtacagcacggATGGGTGTCTATGAGTGTAAGCGATGGGAGGGCAGTAGGAGGCGTTAGCATTAGCGCTAAGTCGAAGGCGTCTGCCCGCGCCCGCTGCGCACCGTCTTTGTGCCGACCTCATAAGAGCTCACTGTTGTGCGGCTGCCACCGTCGCCGGGGCGGTGACATCATGCTCCGTGGCACGGGGcaccttctcccttctctctccaaacctcgggggcagcagcagcagggagaGGCTCTGCGTAGGAGGAGGACGTCGTCATCTCGGCTCCAGAGTCTcgggacggacggacggacgtggggggggggggatgggggggtcgGCGGGGGCATGTGGGTGGTTGGGCGGCGGGACGGAGGGATGCTGCATCGAGGGTTGTCAAACTCTTGTGGAGTTGCTGTGAGAGCAATACTTTGCTGGCTCAAAGTTGCTTTACTTTGCTTTGCTggccctttttttgtgtgtgtttatgtttatctcGTTTTGTTTATTTCCGAGTCCCCACTGACTGCCCGTGCCCGTGGGTAAATGGTGCCCTGAAGGGGTGGGTTCACCCCCGTCTATCAGTAAGGCAGAGAGAGTTTATGACCAGAGTATACAGTAAGTATATATACTCTTAGgtgtgagaaagacaaaggTCCTGATAATGATGTGCATGGGTCTCCTAAGGACATACAGGTGATAATTCCATGCTGCCGAGAAGAGTGCATGTaaggacacactcacagatggacacacatgcacacacacatgcacacacacacgcacacacacacacacacacacacacacacacacacacacaaataaacactcactttctctttttcctaccttctttttttctctctctccctcacagacactctctcccatttttcctctctctccttctctctctctctctctactctcacacacacacaaacctgattTCACGTATCCTCCAGGTCCTGATTAGAGGTTTTAAAATCTCATTTTGGTCGCAGCCAGCTCCCAGCTCCAGCAGAGCTGCCGTCTCGTACAGAAACACTGGCCACTCCAGTCCTGCACCCATAAAATCCAATGAGGCTGAAAACGAGCCCAGAGGCCAATGTGTGGCCCCGGGCCTCTCACGCCGCATGGAGCCTCTCTGAGAAGATATTAGAGTTCCAAGACTcccaatattttttttattttttttttaaaggtggcTTGTTTTGTTACTATGCATGGTATGAACGCTGTGGGGATGCTGAAAGCAAAGTGCCGAGCCAGTGTGCTGTGACTTGCTATGATAAAGCGTGGTGAAAATGGCAACGTGTCTCTTCAGAACTACAAAGAacctttacattttttttccccctcttcctgttcgtgtcttttttgtgtgtgcttctggAGGGTAGTAACGGTGTTGCTGtgccctctgtctccccctccagGCCGTATGTGGAACTGGTGAACATCCTCCTGAGCTGCGGCGAGGAAGTAAAGGAGGCCATCACGCGCAGTGTGAGGTCGCAGTGCGAGCAGAACTGGGGCGCCCTGTGTGAGAGCCTGACCCTGTGCTCGCCCGTGCCCAACGCTCAGGCGCCCGGGGCCCCGGGGGGACCCCCAGATCGCCGCCCCCACGGAGCCAGCAGCGGCGCCGCCACGCTCCCCGCGCTCTCCGACCTGGACAACCCCAAAGGCTCCCGGCACGAGAAGGACAAGGCTAGCAAAGGGGGCTACAACGCGCAAACCAGGATTCGCGGACAGGGGTCCCGCCGCGCCAGCCTGGAGCCCGGGATCAAGCAGGAGGACCCCGAGACCACCGACATCCGGAGGTGAAAGAGCAGGAGACCAAAGTCCGGACCATGACACCAACATCCCTGTCcccagcacacaaacagactgagCATCAGGACAACAGATCTACCCCCCCTTAACCCCCCCTCACCCGaaacaacaacccccccccccctcacacctctccaccctctctttctcccccttgtCCACAGTCATTCCAGCACTCTCAAATTGTACATTTTTTGCAGGGTATTCGGTGTAGTTCCTTTTGTTACTTGGTAGGCagaatatttgtttgtttgtttgtttgtttgtttgtttgttgatattattattaaatattgTAATAAGTATTATTATTACCACAGCTATAGCATCACAAATCATACGTAACAGTATGGTTTAttcacatttttatttattttattctttatGCAATGTTTTTAATATCAAAATGTACATATAAGCACatctatatttatatacatgtataaatatagtCACCATAAACAGTACAGAAAAACTATATATGTAATAAGGTGCATAGAATACTCCATTAATTCCCAATTATTAGTTTTGCTAGTACAACAACCACACTTTGGGCTGTAGATATGTAACATacattatttgtgtttttgtgtttcaaAGTTGGAACATGTTGTATCATAATTCTAAATACTTGATTAAATACAAGCTATACATGTACAGGAATGACGTGAAGACCTGGCACATAGACAAGCAACAGAGAATtagcacagacacagcacacagtcgTGCATTTGTTAAAGGGCCTAAAGCCCCCcccagatcccccccccccccgttagTGTGTTATCAAGCAGAGCTCTGCTGTCCCTCTTGCCTTTCTGAAAGGGCACAGATGACTCCTGTG encodes:
- the stc2a gene encoding stanniocalcin-2a, producing the protein MLVKFAIALLVLSVFEQVVGTDNIDFHDNPPEKPASQKGRLSLQNTAEIQHCLVNAGDVGCGVFECFENNSCEIRGLQEICMTFLHNAGKFDSQGKSFIKDALKCMANGLRHRFGCISRKCLTIKDMVFQLQRECYIKHNLCSAAKDNVNVMVEMIHFQDLFPKGPYVELVNILLSCGEEVKEAITRSVRSQCEQNWGALCESLTLCSPVPNAQAPGAPGGPPDRRPHGASSGAATLPALSDLDNPKGSRHEKDKASKGGYNAQTRIRGQGSRRASLEPGIKQEDPETTDIRR